The Maylandia zebra isolate NMK-2024a linkage group LG7, Mzebra_GT3a, whole genome shotgun sequence genome contains a region encoding:
- the LOC101466641 gene encoding carboxypeptidase A1, protein MMRGLFVFAALLVAVFGKVTFEGHKVLRIVPKDEVQLSLIKDLEEMMEFELDFWRGVTTVSNPVDVRVPFHVLKSVKDYLETQNIDYSAMIEDLQMILDKEQKEMAAARVPQAKNTDSFDFANYHTLEEIYSFQDMLVAENPNFVSKIVIGQSYEGRPLNVLKFSTGGTNRPAIWIDTGIHSREWVTQASGLWFAKKIVTDYGTDPALTAILSQMDIFLEIATNPDGYAFTHSSNRMWRKTRKPNPGSSCVGVDPNRNWDAGFGEPGASSSPCSETYRGPSAHSESEVKSIVDFVKSHGNIKAFISIHSYSQMLMYPYGYKSSPANDAAELHKVAQKAISDLTSLYGTKYTYGSIIDTIYQASGNTIDWTYEQGIKYSYTFELRDEGRYGFLLPASQIIPNAQETWLALMSIMDHTSKNPY, encoded by the exons ATGATGAGGGGGCTGTTCGTGTTCGCTGCGCTGCTTGTGGCAGTTTTTGGCAAAGTGACATTTGAGGG GCACAAAGTGCTTCGAATTGTTCCCAAGGATGAAGTCCAGCTGTCTCTTATCAAGGATCTGGAGGAAATGATGGAGTTCGAG CTGGATTTTTGGAGGGGGGTGACTACTGTGTCTAATCCCGTGGATGTCAGAGTTCCCTTCCATGTCTTGAAGTCAGTCAAAGATTACCTTGAGACACAGAACATTGACTACTCCGCCATGATTGAAGACCTCCAG ATGATTCTGGATAAGGAGCAGAAGGAGATGGCTGCTGCTCGTGTACCTCAGGCCAAAAACACTGATAGTTTCGACTTCGCTAACTACCACACCCTTGAAGAG ATCTACAGCTTCCAGGACATGCTGGTGGCTGAGAATCCCAACTTTGTCAGCAAGATAGTGATTGGGCAGAGCTACGAAGGCCGTCCTCTTAATGTGctcaag TTCAGCACTGGTGGAACCAACCGTCCTGCCATCTGGATCGACACTGGAATCCACTCCAGAGAGTGGGTCACTCAGGCCAGCGGGCTATGGTTTGCTAAGAag ATTGTGACTGATTATGGAACGGATCCCGCCCTCACTGCAATCCTCAGTCAAATGGACATCTTCCTGGAGATTGCCACCAACCCTGATGGATACGCCTTCACCCACAGCAGT AATCGTATGTGGCGTAAGACCAGGAAGCCCAATCCTGGTTCTTCTTGTGTGGGAGTTGATCCCAATAGGAACTGGGATGCTGGTTTTGGAG AACCTGGTGCCAGCAGCAGCCCCTGCTCAGAAACCTATCGTGGACCCAGTGCACACTCTGAGTCTGAGGTCAAGTCTATTGTGGACTTCGTGAAGTCTCATGGCAACATCAAGGCCTTCATCTCCATCCATTCCTACTCTCAGATGCTCATGTATCCCTATGGCTACAAAAGCAGTCCTGCCAATGACGCGGCAGAACTG CACAAGGTGGCTCAAAAGGCCATCAGTGATCTAACCTCCCTGTATGGTACCAAATACACATACGGCAGCATCATTGACACTATCT ACCAAGCCAGTGGTAACACCATTGACTGGACCTACGAACAGGGCATCAAGTACTCGTACACCTTTGAGCTGAGGGATGAGGGTCGCTATGGCTTCCTCCTTCCTGCATCTCAGATCATCCCCAACGCTCAGGAGACTTGGCTGGCTCTGATGTCCATCATGGATCACACCTCCAAGAACCCATACTGA